One Gossypium raimondii isolate GPD5lz chromosome 3, ASM2569854v1, whole genome shotgun sequence genomic window carries:
- the LOC105794120 gene encoding probable aquaporin TIP3-2: MPPRRYQFGRADEATHPDSMRATLAEFLSTIIFVFAGEGSILALDKMYKDTSATPARLVMIALAHGLSLFAAVASSVNVSGGHVNPAVTFGALLGGRISLVRALYYWIAQLLGSIVACLLLRLTAGMRPGGFALASGVGELRGLILEIVLTYGLVYTVYATGIDPKRGSVGTIAPLAIGLIVSANILVGGPFDGAAMNPARAFGPALVGWRWNHHWIYWVGPLIGGGLAALIYEYMVIPAAEPAHPTHQPLAPEDY; the protein is encoded by the exons ATGCCGCCTCGTAGATACCAATTTGGGAGGGCTGATGAGGCCACTCACCCCGACTCCATGAGAGCCACCTTGGCTGAATTCCTCTCCACTATCATTTTCGTCTTTGCCGGCGAAGGCTCAATTCTTGCTCTTG ACAAGATGTACAAGGATACGAGTGCGACGCCTGCAAGACTGGTGATGATAGCACTTGCGCATGGGTTGTCTCTGTTTGCAGCTGTGGCATCCAGTGTAAACGTATCTGGTGGCCATGTGAATCCAGCAGTCACCTTCGGTGCCTTGCTCGGTGGAAGGATCTCTCTCGTTCGGGCGCTGTACTACTGGATTGCTCAGCTCTTAGGTTCCATTGTGGCTTGTCTCTTGCTTCGCCTCACCGCTGGAATG CGACCGGGAGGGTTCGCCCTGGCGTCAGGAGTAGGGGAGTTGCGTGGTCTGATATTGGAGATAGTGCTGACATACGGATTGGTGTACACAGTTTATGCAACAGGGATCGATCCCAAAAGAGGAAGCGTGGGGACAATAGCACCGCTGGCTATAGGCTTAATAGTGAGCGCCAACATCTTAGTAGGCGGACCATTTGATGGAGCCGCCATGAATCCAGCCAGGGCATTTGGTCCAGCCTTGGTAGGATGGAGGTGGAACCACCACTGGATCTACTGGGTAGGTCCACTGATAGGTGGAGGTTTAGCGGCTCTGATATACGAGTACATGGTGATCCCAGCAGCGGAGCCAGcacacccaacgcaccagccCTTGGCTCCAGAAGATTACTAG